AGaagaaataattcaaattagaaAATTGCATAAATGTTGCTAGacgtattgttatatatttcaattataaattataatacagctattgttttattttagcccacaattaatcatattattttcaatagaaaaaaataaaattttaataaaaaaagacaaaacCTTTAAAGTAAGAAAACTAAATTACGTTCTGACCAAAGCAGGTATGTATaactatttagtaaaataacgTATAGCATTATTGTTAgtgtatatttacttaaatcttCTTTGGTGACGTTCAATCTATGACACGTGGTATCATTTATGAAGGATTTTTTTGGACCGATTGCGTAGCTCAAGGTTGTGTATGTCATATTATCCATAGCAATTGAGTTTGTCAAACCGAGAATATTCTCGTTTCGTTTAGGATAACCAGCCATCGTCATGGTATGCGCGTGATCTGAAGTCACCACGATTAATGTGTCGTCTTCACTTGTCAACGCCACAGCATCCGACACTGCTTTTGAAAATTCTAAAGTTTCATCGAGAGCGATTCTCGCCCACGTCTTGTGATGAGCCTTATCAATGAGACCACCTTCTACAAAAAGAACGTAGCCGTTCGGTTCTTTCTGGAGAAGCTGAATAGCGTTCCTGGTCATTTCCTGCAGAGAGGGCTGAGTCTCAAAATTGGATTTTAATCTATAGTCCATGTGACTCCGGTGAAAAAGACCTAAATAAAATGAGTGGCAGGTAGATTCAATGAACATTAAGATAATAGGTTACCCTAACATTatccttataaaataaataaaaaagagcgAGAAAAGTGTTTTGAAAAACATCTATGGTATGCTCACATAAGCAAATTAacatagacatattatttatatttgtttcttaTAAAGATTAATGCTAGGATAGGTTAATAAACTTTTGCAATTTTCAGACTTTTAAAacttacacaattattttttagaccaaaaattatttaataagttatacagtaaaaattattaaggtttaaaaagtattatgccAACATTATGTGCagccaaaatttaaaataaataagttgcTCATACCTAGTACAAAATCAGTTTTAGACATATCAGTTGTTTTTAGTTCCTCTCTGGTCGTTATGTACTTCGCGACCTTATCACCAAACCGAGTTTTCTTGTCATTCTTCCAATTGAGTATTAAGTCTTCGTCTTGGCGTTTGCCCGTGGAATTTAATCCctgtttcataaaattatcacGACCGCCACCCATGATAACCTACACAAAgatgcaaaataaatatcatatttccCACTAGAAGTTTAAACGGTCAATTAACAAACCTTGAAATTTCTACCCGGATCTTTTGTTATTAGCTGTCTAGCTATGTCTTCACAATCTGTGAGATTGGTTTGGCCACCTGATACTTTTATCATATCTTTGTCAGATTCCCATTCCCGATGTGCGGCTTGTGCATAACCACCTGCTGGGGATGCATTGGTAACCCGGGTGGTGGTCACGATTCCGGTTGCCTTCCCAGCCCATTGTGCCCACTGCATTATGGAAGTCACGCGATGCTCTTCGATCACCGATGCTGGACAGTCTCCTAAGAGTACATTAGACGTTACTCCAATTGTCcctttattagtttttacacCACACAAATATGCTGTAGCGGAGCATGCTGAATCGGCTACTTGACTGTTGACGCAATACGTCTATTCGTGTAAATAAatcagattttataaatataaaactaagaaTCTATACGGTTTGGATTTTTATAACAGttgatttgtaattatattcttaCCTTTGATATTCCGGTGAACGGAAACTGTTCGAAACTCAAGTGTTCGCTTTCACCAGTTGTGTTCTGTAACTGACCTTTGTATATTCGAGCAGCCGTCAATGTAGTCAATGACATACCATCTCCCAGaaatattatcacattttttGCTGTGTTTGTTCGCAGTTGAAGTTTCGCCTTTTTTTCCAACATTCGTTTTCCATTTTCAATCCAGTATTTTGAATCTGAATAGGAATTTAATAGatagaatatatttgaattaaattttagcttataatactattatatcaatatttttaacatcacGGTATGtcaaactaattaatttatatattcaattttaaaataatactaaggTATTAAGGTGTtcctaattcaaactgaaattctgatatttttatcgatagcaaaattcaaaaaatacttttgcaaattatattacctaaaaataaatattccaatttgaagttttatttatccaatagtattaacattatacaatactatgtatataatttttagttcctTTCACCACACCTAACTAaacataaacttaaatttatagtttagtaTTGTGCACATCGTATATAGTCAACGTGCGGtaactaataatactaaatagattAGACTACTACGAGTTTACCTGATTCTTGAGCGGTAACAGCTGCAGACACCTGTAGCGCACAGACCAAATAGCACACGATAGATGTCCACATGATTGACTGATTGATTGATGTGTCACTaaacttatatacctaccatatAGCGGGGTTTGACACTCGGTTGAAAAATGTAGTTAGAGACATAAATGGggaaaaatctattttgtctcaaagttttattaaatattgaataatcatatttaaatactcgATAGCATGGTATTAAGatagtttttgtttatgtattattttatctttgaaTACATTCTGAATGCAAACGTCATAAATTAAAGTACGTATTTAACTTAACCTACATAAACGTGATTTGGATTATATGagctaaatattaatttaaagtctaATTTAATGacttaactttatattttattaaaataataatcgggATATaagagtaatattattttttttcaatacgtataatataatttttaattaccgtCACAACCACAACTAACGGAGTTAGTATAATACCAGTATATTATCGGTACTTGAAAAGGTAATGGATGTTGAAACGTAAATCCAGAACAGTGTCGATAATCACGTTTTTAGCGTCAAGAGTGAATAGGTGTGAGCGTTTAAGCCAGATAATCCCTCAACAATCTGCATCAAAACTAGTaaacttttcaataaaaatattcttacttatcgtataatattaattttatcatattgccccaaaaatttaatgtccgctttattttatatgtttttgttattattttcatacgtgagctttattttttataaaaatattaaaatacggaTTTGtagataactataaattattattaaaacaaaaaatgcttatagaaaaaataaaattggaatgctatttttaaattgtagttataacttatgataaaacatgtatttaaGGGTTTTTCCCTaaactaatacaatttaaaacgttaTGAACGAAAACTATAAGATTATTTGCAAATGTTCgtgaattgtaataatttaaatttcaaatgatttaaaaatatgtctacGTATTCaatgtacttttaaaataattataagtaaaaattataattcattttgtataatatatattaatatat
The DNA window shown above is from Aphis gossypii isolate Hap1 chromosome 2, ASM2018417v2, whole genome shotgun sequence and carries:
- the LOC114123116 gene encoding alkaline phosphatase-like isoform X1, coding for MWTSIVCYLVCALQVSAAVTAQESDSKYWIENGKRMLEKKAKLQLRTNTAKNVIIFLGDGMSLTTLTAARIYKGQLQNTTGESEHLSFEQFPFTGISKTYCVNSQVADSACSATAYLCGVKTNKGTIGVTSNVLLGDCPASVIEEHRVTSIMQWAQWAGKATGIVTTTRVTNASPAGGYAQAAHREWESDKDMIKVSGGQTNLTDCEDIARQLITKDPGRNFKVIMGGGRDNFMKQGLNSTGKRQDEDLILNWKNDKKTRFGDKVAKYITTREELKTTDMSKTDFVLGLFHRSHMDYRLKSNFETQPSLQEMTRNAIQLLQKEPNGYVLFVEGGLIDKAHHKTWARIALDETLEFSKAVSDAVALTSEDDTLIVVTSDHAHTMTMAGYPKRNENILGLTNSIAMDNMTYTTLSYAIGPKKSFINDTTCHRLNVTKEDLKQIDFEYPSLVDRQSDTHGGDDVMVFARGPMSHLFTGNYEQNQIALGMAMAAGISTNPPTSSTSTSNVVRLQFAGQTILIISMLISLMRIVKCI
- the LOC114123116 gene encoding membrane-bound alkaline phosphatase-like isoform X2 produces the protein MLEKKAKLQLRTNTAKNVIIFLGDGMSLTTLTAARIYKGQLQNTTGESEHLSFEQFPFTGISKTYCVNSQVADSACSATAYLCGVKTNKGTIGVTSNVLLGDCPASVIEEHRVTSIMQWAQWAGKATGIVTTTRVTNASPAGGYAQAAHREWESDKDMIKVSGGQTNLTDCEDIARQLITKDPGRNFKVIMGGGRDNFMKQGLNSTGKRQDEDLILNWKNDKKTRFGDKVAKYITTREELKTTDMSKTDFVLGLFHRSHMDYRLKSNFETQPSLQEMTRNAIQLLQKEPNGYVLFVEGGLIDKAHHKTWARIALDETLEFSKAVSDAVALTSEDDTLIVVTSDHAHTMTMAGYPKRNENILGLTNSIAMDNMTYTTLSYAIGPKKSFINDTTCHRLNVTKEDLKQIDFEYPSLVDRQSDTHGGDDVMVFARGPMSHLFTGNYEQNQIALGMAMAAGISTNPPTSSTSTSNVVRLQFAGQTILIISMLISLMRIVKCI